One genomic segment of Thermus thermamylovorans includes these proteins:
- the leuC gene encoding 3-isopropylmalate dehydratase large subunit, with amino-acid sequence MGKTLYEKVWEAHEVRRLRSGQSQLFIDLHLLHEVTSPQAFGMLKDLGLKVRYPHRTFATVDHIVPTHDRTEPFQDPLAQSMLEALRQNTREHGITFFDLGSGDQGIVHVIGPQLGLTQPGMTIACGDSHTSTHGAFGAVAFGIGTSQVRDVLATQTLAAQKLKVRRINIEGKLAPGVYAKDVILHIIRHLGVKGGLGYAYEYGGSAVEAMDMESRMTLCNMSIEGGARIGYVNPDETTFAYLEGRPYSPKGAEWEEAKRRWRSFASDPDAHYHDVVTFRAEEIPPTVTWGINPGQAVPIDGRIPLLEELPEEERPVAEEALAYMGLRPGQPIQGVPVQVAFIGSCTNARLSDLREVARFLKGHRVKKGVRALVVPGSEWVAKRAEEEGIAEIFREAGFEWRNPGCSMCLAMNPDRLEGDELAASSSNRNYKGRMGSPRGRTVLMSPLMVAAAAVAGEIADAREVFGILTR; translated from the coding sequence ATGGGAAAGACGCTTTACGAGAAGGTGTGGGAGGCGCACGAGGTGAGGCGGCTCCGAAGCGGGCAGAGCCAGCTTTTCATCGACCTGCACCTCCTGCACGAGGTGACAAGCCCCCAGGCCTTCGGAATGCTGAAGGACCTGGGCCTCAAGGTGCGCTACCCCCACCGCACCTTCGCCACCGTGGACCACATCGTGCCCACCCACGACCGCACCGAGCCCTTCCAGGACCCCCTGGCCCAGAGCATGCTGGAGGCCCTCAGGCAAAACACCAGGGAGCACGGGATCACCTTCTTCGACCTGGGGAGCGGGGACCAGGGCATCGTGCACGTGATCGGGCCCCAGCTGGGCCTCACCCAGCCCGGCATGACCATCGCCTGCGGGGACTCCCACACCTCCACCCACGGGGCCTTCGGGGCGGTGGCCTTCGGCATCGGCACCAGCCAGGTGCGGGACGTGCTGGCCACCCAGACCCTGGCGGCCCAGAAGCTGAAGGTGCGGCGCATCAACATCGAAGGGAAGCTTGCTCCCGGGGTCTACGCCAAGGACGTGATCCTCCACATCATCCGCCACCTGGGGGTGAAGGGGGGCCTGGGCTACGCCTACGAGTACGGGGGAAGCGCGGTGGAGGCCATGGACATGGAAAGCCGCATGACCCTTTGCAACATGTCCATCGAGGGCGGGGCCCGCATCGGCTACGTGAACCCCGACGAGACCACCTTCGCCTACCTGGAAGGCCGCCCCTATAGCCCCAAGGGAGCCGAGTGGGAGGAGGCCAAGCGGCGCTGGCGGAGCTTCGCTTCGGACCCGGACGCCCACTACCACGACGTGGTCACCTTCCGGGCGGAGGAGATCCCCCCCACGGTCACCTGGGGCATCAACCCGGGGCAGGCGGTGCCCATCGACGGGAGGATCCCCCTCCTGGAGGAGCTCCCCGAGGAGGAGCGCCCCGTGGCCGAGGAGGCCCTGGCCTACATGGGCTTGCGTCCTGGGCAGCCCATCCAGGGGGTGCCCGTCCAGGTGGCCTTCATCGGCAGCTGCACCAACGCCAGGCTTTCGGACCTTCGCGAGGTAGCCCGCTTCCTCAAGGGGCACAGGGTGAAGAAGGGGGTCAGGGCCCTGGTGGTGCCGGGCTCGGAGTGGGTGGCGAAGCGGGCAGAGGAAGAGGGCATCGCCGAGATTTTCCGGGAAGCGGGGTTTGAGTGGCGGAACCCCGGGTGCTCCATGTGCCTGGCCATGAACCCGGACCGCCTCGAAGGGGACGAGCTTGCCGCCAGCTCCTCCAACCGCAACTACAAGGGGCGCATGGGCAGCCCCAGGGGGCGCACGGTGCTCATGAGCCCCCTCATGGTGGCGGCGGCGGCGGTGGCGGGCGAGATCGCGGACGCCCGCGAGGTGTTTGGCATCCTGACGCGCTAG